The following coding sequences are from one Mycolicibacterium aichiense window:
- a CDS encoding dihydroorotase, whose protein sequence is MSVLIRGVQLYGEGDQVDVLAADGQIADIGPKLAVPDDADVIDATGQVLLPGFVDLHTHLREPGREYAEDIETGSAAAALGGYTAVFAMANTDPVADSPVVTDHVWRRGQQVGLVDVHPVGAVTVGLQGKQLTEMGLMAGGLAQVKLFSDDGVCVDDPLVMRRALEYATGLGVLIAQHAEEPRLTVGAVAHEGPNAARLGLAGWPRAAEESIVARDALLARDAGARVHICHASTAGTVEIIKWAKQQGISITAEVTPHHLLLDDSRLVNYDGVNRVNPPLREATDAQALRQALADGVLDCVATDHAPHAEHEKCCEFSRARPGMLGLQTALSVVVETMVATGLLDWRGVARVMSENPARIVGLDDQGRPLEVGEPANLVVVDPDATWVVEGAELASRSANTPFAAMTLPATVTATLLRGVVTARDGKSPA, encoded by the coding sequence ATGAGCGTGTTAATCCGAGGTGTGCAGCTCTACGGCGAAGGCGATCAGGTCGACGTCCTTGCCGCTGACGGCCAGATCGCCGACATCGGCCCGAAGCTCGCCGTCCCCGACGATGCCGACGTCATCGACGCCACCGGGCAGGTGCTGCTGCCAGGCTTCGTCGACCTGCACACCCACCTGCGTGAGCCGGGTCGCGAGTACGCCGAGGACATCGAAACCGGTTCGGCTGCAGCGGCTCTGGGCGGGTACACCGCGGTGTTCGCGATGGCCAATACCGACCCGGTGGCCGACAGCCCGGTGGTGACCGACCACGTGTGGCGGCGCGGCCAGCAGGTCGGCCTGGTCGATGTGCACCCGGTGGGAGCGGTCACGGTGGGGCTGCAGGGCAAACAACTCACCGAGATGGGCCTGATGGCCGGCGGGCTCGCCCAGGTCAAGTTGTTCTCCGACGACGGTGTGTGCGTGGACGATCCGCTGGTGATGCGCCGGGCGCTGGAGTACGCCACCGGCCTGGGCGTGCTGATCGCCCAGCACGCCGAGGAGCCCCGCCTCACCGTCGGTGCCGTCGCGCACGAAGGCCCCAATGCCGCGCGACTCGGCCTGGCCGGCTGGCCGCGGGCCGCCGAGGAATCGATCGTCGCCCGTGACGCGCTGCTGGCCCGGGACGCCGGTGCCCGCGTCCACATCTGCCACGCGTCCACCGCCGGGACGGTCGAGATCATCAAATGGGCCAAACAGCAGGGTATTTCGATCACCGCCGAGGTCACCCCGCATCACCTGCTGCTCGACGACAGCAGGCTGGTCAACTACGACGGCGTGAACCGGGTCAACCCGCCGCTGCGTGAGGCCACCGACGCCCAAGCCCTGCGCCAGGCGCTGGCCGACGGTGTGCTCGACTGTGTGGCCACCGATCACGCCCCGCACGCCGAGCACGAGAAGTGCTGCGAGTTCTCCAGAGCCCGGCCCGGGATGCTCGGCCTGCAGACCGCGCTGTCGGTGGTCGTCGAGACCATGGTGGCGACCGGCCTGCTGGACTGGCGCGGCGTCGCACGGGTGATGAGCGAGAACCCGGCCCGCATCGTCGGGCTCGACGACCAGGGCCGCCCGCTGGAGGTGGGCGAGCCGGCCAACCTGGTCGTCGTCGACCCCGACGCCACCTGGGTGGTGGAGGGCGCCGAGTTGGCCAGCCGCTCGGCCAACACCCCGTTCGCCGCGATGACGTTGCCGGCGACGGTCACCGCGACCCTGCTGCGCGGTGTGGTCACGGCGCGGGATGGGAAGAGCCCAGCATGA
- a CDS encoding carbohydrate ABC transporter permease, with the protein MSSVKGYTLARIVVLWVGVVVVVMPIAWIVLASFKSPVQLNDPALVLFSPNLDSWRSVLSSGILDAAARSFFVASISVAISLVVGCMGAYAITTYRAGGTVTRFGLLAAQMIPPAVLVFPFLTMAYALRLQDSLVPVIFAHLSFVAPVVTWFLIGFFEAVPKSIEEQARVDGFGRFRAFLLVVLPQVLPGIGASAIFGFTLSWNDMFYGLILAPGNAKILPVAIAGFNTFRGVQIGSMCAAILIAVVPVVIASFFVQRRLVQGISGGAVKT; encoded by the coding sequence ATGAGCAGCGTGAAGGGATACACCCTGGCCCGCATCGTGGTGCTGTGGGTCGGCGTCGTCGTGGTGGTCATGCCGATCGCATGGATCGTCCTGGCCAGCTTCAAATCTCCTGTTCAGCTCAATGATCCGGCCCTCGTCTTGTTCAGCCCCAATCTGGACAGCTGGCGGTCGGTGCTGTCCTCGGGCATCCTCGACGCGGCGGCACGCAGCTTCTTCGTCGCATCCATCAGCGTGGCCATCAGCCTCGTGGTCGGCTGCATGGGCGCCTACGCGATCACCACGTACCGGGCAGGTGGCACCGTCACCCGATTCGGACTGCTTGCCGCGCAGATGATTCCGCCGGCAGTGCTGGTCTTCCCGTTCCTCACCATGGCCTATGCGCTGCGCTTGCAGGACAGCCTGGTCCCGGTGATCTTCGCGCACCTGAGCTTCGTCGCGCCGGTGGTGACGTGGTTTCTCATCGGCTTCTTCGAGGCGGTGCCGAAGTCCATCGAAGAGCAGGCCCGAGTCGACGGTTTCGGCCGGTTCCGGGCGTTCCTGCTGGTGGTGTTGCCTCAAGTGTTGCCGGGCATCGGGGCGTCGGCGATCTTCGGCTTCACGCTGTCGTGGAACGACATGTTCTACGGCCTGATCCTGGCGCCGGGCAACGCGAAGATCCTGCCGGTGGCGATCGCCGGGTTCAACACCTTCCGCGGAGTGCAGATCGGGTCGATGTGCGCGGCGATCCTGATCGCCGTCGTCCCGGTTGTCATCGCGAGCTTCTTTGTTCAGCGCCGCCTGGTCCAGGGCATCAGCGGCGGCGCGGTCAAGACCTAG
- a CDS encoding serine hydrolase domain-containing protein, translated as MNLGDNRTSVVQAVDSGLLAGAVTLAWQRGNMLQVNEIGYRDVEAGLPMQRDTIFRVASMTKPVTVAAAMALVEEGKLTLTDPVTRWLPELADMQVLADPAGPLDRTVPARRAITIDDLMTHRSGLAYVFSVAGPISRAYGRVSLRQDQDHWLAEIARLPLVHQPGERLTYSQATDVLGIAISRIEGKPLHTVLAERIFEPLGMSDTGFFISPDKRARAATMYRLDPEAGLQHDAMGPIPVTEPRFCQGGAGLVTTVDDYLRFARMLLGGGDVDGVRVLSAESVHSMRTDRLTAEQKQFPFLGLPFWVGRGFGLNLSVVTDPAKSAQLYGPGGLGTFSWPGAYGTWWQADPANDLILIYLIQNYPNMSAPAEAVAGNTSLAKLQSVQPKFVKRTYGALGL; from the coding sequence GTGAACCTCGGGGACAACCGCACCTCCGTCGTGCAGGCAGTCGATTCCGGACTTCTGGCCGGAGCCGTCACCCTGGCCTGGCAGCGGGGAAACATGCTGCAGGTCAACGAGATCGGGTATCGCGACGTCGAAGCCGGTCTGCCGATGCAGCGCGACACGATCTTCCGGGTCGCCTCGATGACCAAGCCGGTGACGGTCGCGGCCGCGATGGCACTCGTCGAAGAGGGCAAGCTCACACTGACCGATCCGGTCACTCGCTGGCTGCCCGAGCTGGCCGACATGCAGGTCCTCGCGGACCCGGCCGGTCCATTGGACCGCACCGTGCCCGCGCGCCGGGCGATCACGATCGACGACCTGATGACCCACCGCAGCGGGCTGGCCTACGTGTTCTCGGTGGCCGGACCGATCAGCCGCGCCTACGGCCGGGTGTCGCTGCGCCAGGACCAGGATCACTGGCTCGCCGAGATCGCCCGGCTGCCGCTGGTGCATCAGCCCGGTGAGCGGCTCACCTACAGCCAGGCCACCGACGTGCTCGGCATCGCGATCTCCCGCATCGAGGGCAAACCGCTGCACACGGTCCTCGCCGAGCGGATCTTCGAGCCCCTCGGCATGTCCGACACCGGCTTCTTCATCTCTCCCGACAAGCGCGCCCGGGCCGCCACGATGTATCGCCTCGATCCGGAAGCCGGCCTGCAGCACGACGCCATGGGGCCCATCCCGGTGACCGAGCCGCGGTTCTGTCAGGGCGGGGCCGGTCTGGTCACCACTGTCGACGACTATCTGCGGTTTGCCCGCATGCTGCTGGGCGGCGGTGACGTCGACGGGGTTCGGGTCCTGTCGGCGGAGTCGGTGCATTCGATGCGTACCGACCGGCTCACCGCGGAGCAGAAGCAGTTCCCCTTCCTGGGTCTTCCGTTCTGGGTGGGGCGCGGCTTCGGCTTGAACCTGTCGGTGGTGACCGATCCGGCGAAATCCGCACAGTTGTACGGCCCCGGTGGGCTGGGCACGTTCAGCTGGCCCGGCGCGTACGGAACCTGGTGGCAGGCCGACCCGGCCAATGACCTGATCCTGATCTACCTGATCCAGAACTATCCGAACATGAGCGCGCCGGCCGAGGCGGTGGCCGGTAACACCTCACTGGCCAAGCTGCAGTCGGTGCAGCCGAAGTTCGTCAAGCGGACCTACGGCGCGCTGGGTCTGTAG
- a CDS encoding inositol monophosphatase family protein translates to MDTAELLDVALAAARSGADVLAAGARGDLQITTKGERGNLVTNVDVAAEHAVRGVIDARRPADEITGEELPPAVRRRAAVRWSIDPLDGTTNFTRGIPYYATCVGAVDAEDRWLAGAVVAPALGKTYFAQRGGGAWLADAAGVRRLTGPDGDRGARLLGMGYSYSADVRREQFTLTAQHMREYTDARIFGSAALAICAVAEGAIDGFVETDLAEHDWAAAAVIAEEAGLRVSRPVPGASAVAVELP, encoded by the coding sequence ATGGACACCGCGGAGTTGCTCGACGTTGCCCTGGCTGCCGCCCGCAGCGGGGCGGACGTGCTCGCGGCAGGCGCCCGAGGCGATCTCCAGATCACGACCAAGGGGGAGCGGGGCAATCTGGTCACCAACGTCGACGTCGCCGCCGAGCATGCGGTGCGGGGGGTGATCGACGCGCGGCGGCCCGCCGACGAGATCACCGGGGAGGAACTGCCCCCCGCCGTGCGGCGGCGCGCTGCGGTGAGATGGTCGATCGATCCACTCGACGGGACCACCAACTTCACCAGGGGAATCCCTTACTACGCAACGTGTGTCGGCGCAGTGGACGCCGAAGACCGCTGGCTCGCCGGGGCGGTGGTGGCCCCGGCGCTGGGCAAGACCTACTTCGCGCAGCGCGGCGGCGGCGCCTGGCTCGCCGACGCGGCCGGGGTACGCCGGCTCACCGGCCCTGACGGTGACCGAGGGGCGCGACTGCTGGGCATGGGTTATTCGTACTCCGCCGATGTCCGCCGCGAGCAGTTCACGTTGACCGCGCAGCACATGCGCGAGTACACCGACGCCCGGATCTTCGGTTCGGCGGCGTTGGCGATCTGCGCCGTCGCCGAGGGAGCCATCGACGGGTTCGTCGAAACCGACCTCGCCGAGCATGATTGGGCCGCCGCGGCCGTCATCGCCGAAGAAGCCGGGCTCCGGGTCAGCCGGCCGGTCCCGGGGGCGTCGGCAGTGGCCGTCGAGCTGCCGTGA
- a CDS encoding transporter, whose translation MNTGTAIGSFVFAFVIVVIIGVLIGRMLRGWKRRARRQMDLLGELPPLPDLLGSATIAPTRGLYIGSTLAPNWLERIAAGDLGYRSKAVLTGYPEGILLERSGATPIWIPHDAITAIRTERGLAGKVIPGGRNKSESPAGILAIRWRLPSGTEIDTGFRGDDRRDYARWTTTGEAA comes from the coding sequence ATGAATACCGGCACGGCGATCGGTTCGTTCGTCTTCGCGTTCGTGATCGTCGTCATCATCGGTGTGCTGATCGGCCGGATGTTGCGCGGCTGGAAGCGGCGGGCCCGGCGGCAGATGGATCTGCTCGGCGAGCTGCCGCCCCTTCCCGACCTGCTCGGCTCGGCCACCATCGCGCCTACCCGCGGCCTCTATATCGGCAGTACGCTGGCACCGAACTGGCTCGAACGCATCGCCGCCGGCGACCTGGGCTACCGGTCCAAGGCGGTGCTGACCGGCTATCCGGAAGGCATCCTGCTCGAGCGTTCCGGCGCGACGCCGATCTGGATCCCGCACGACGCCATCACCGCCATCCGCACCGAGCGCGGACTGGCGGGAAAGGTCATCCCCGGTGGCCGCAACAAATCCGAATCGCCGGCAGGAATCCTGGCGATCCGGTGGCGGCTGCCATCAGGCACCGAGATCGATACGGGCTTTCGCGGCGACGACCGCCGCGACTACGCCCGGTGGACGACAACAGGAGAAGCAGCGTGA
- the pyrR gene encoding bifunctional pyr operon transcriptional regulator/uracil phosphoribosyltransferase PyrR gives MGSTDRELMSDADVGRTVSRIAHQIIEKTALDGPDAPRVILLGIPTRGVTLANRLAAKIHEFSGVSVERGGLDITLYRDDLDFKPPRALEETSIPAGGIDGALVILVDDVLYTGRSIRSALDALRDIGRPTVVQLAVLVDRGHRELPLRADYVGKNVPTSRSENVKVRLVEDDGVEGIWIAPQGGPAR, from the coding sequence GTGGGCTCCACCGACCGCGAATTGATGTCCGATGCGGACGTCGGTAGAACCGTTTCCCGCATCGCCCACCAGATCATCGAGAAGACCGCCCTCGACGGCCCCGATGCGCCCCGCGTCATCCTCCTCGGCATTCCGACCCGGGGCGTCACCCTCGCCAACCGGCTGGCTGCCAAGATCCATGAGTTCTCCGGCGTCAGCGTGGAGCGCGGCGGCCTGGACATCACGCTCTACCGCGACGACCTGGACTTCAAGCCGCCCCGCGCCCTGGAGGAAACCTCCATCCCGGCGGGCGGAATCGACGGCGCTCTGGTGATCCTCGTCGACGACGTGCTCTACACCGGGCGGTCGATCCGTTCGGCGCTGGACGCCCTGCGCGACATCGGCCGCCCCACCGTGGTGCAGCTGGCGGTCCTGGTCGACCGCGGGCACCGCGAGCTGCCGCTGCGGGCCGACTATGTCGGCAAGAACGTGCCCACCTCACGCAGCGAGAACGTCAAGGTGCGGCTGGTCGAGGACGACGGCGTGGAAGGTATCTGGATCGCACCGCAGGGAGGGCCGGCCAGATGA
- a CDS encoding ABC transporter ATP-binding protein: protein MATVTFSGVNKAYGDARIVHDLDLEMADGSFTVLVGPSGCGKSTSLRMLAGLEPVTAGTIRIGDRDVTALEPKDRDIAMVFQNYALYPHLTVEQNIAFPLRAKKIAKKEARDRAAVVAETLGLTGALSRKPKDLSGGQQQRVAIGRAIIREPAVFLFDEPLSNLDAKLRVETRTELLRIQRRLGITSLYVTHDQEEAMTLSDRMVVMNEGRIAQQGAPLEVYTKPASTFVAGFVGSPKMNLVPGVIDGGLFRSTDGLALPVGDVARHSEPVTVGFRPEHLVLSRADGDSDRPLGSTGRVALIEHLGPRAIVAVEASGCTLVSVLDIAQLGDLAEGARVAMSVRDGGLHVFDKTTGARIES from the coding sequence ATGGCTACAGTCACTTTCAGTGGTGTGAACAAGGCCTACGGTGACGCTCGCATCGTCCACGACCTCGATCTCGAGATGGCCGACGGCTCGTTCACCGTATTGGTGGGTCCGTCGGGATGCGGTAAGTCGACGTCGCTTCGGATGCTGGCCGGCCTGGAACCCGTCACCGCAGGGACCATCAGGATCGGCGACAGGGACGTCACCGCGCTGGAACCCAAGGACCGCGACATCGCCATGGTGTTCCAGAACTACGCGCTGTATCCGCACCTGACCGTCGAGCAGAACATCGCGTTTCCGCTGCGTGCCAAAAAGATCGCGAAGAAGGAAGCCCGCGATCGTGCCGCGGTCGTCGCCGAGACACTCGGCCTCACCGGCGCACTGTCGCGCAAGCCGAAGGACCTCAGCGGCGGTCAGCAGCAGCGCGTCGCGATCGGCCGGGCGATCATCCGGGAACCTGCGGTGTTCCTGTTCGACGAGCCGTTGAGCAACCTGGATGCCAAGCTCCGCGTCGAAACCCGCACCGAGCTGCTGCGCATCCAGCGCAGGCTGGGCATCACATCGCTGTATGTGACCCACGATCAGGAAGAGGCGATGACGCTGTCCGACCGTATGGTCGTGATGAACGAAGGCCGCATCGCCCAGCAGGGCGCCCCGCTGGAGGTGTACACCAAGCCGGCCAGCACTTTCGTCGCCGGCTTCGTGGGCAGTCCGAAGATGAATCTGGTGCCCGGCGTGATCGACGGCGGGCTGTTCCGCTCGACCGACGGCCTGGCGCTGCCGGTCGGAGACGTCGCCCGGCACTCCGAGCCGGTGACCGTCGGTTTCCGTCCGGAGCATCTCGTGCTGAGCCGGGCCGACGGCGACAGCGACCGACCACTCGGCTCCACCGGCCGGGTGGCCCTGATCGAGCATCTCGGCCCGCGCGCGATCGTCGCCGTCGAGGCGTCCGGCTGCACGCTGGTGAGCGTTCTCGACATCGCGCAGCTCGGTGATCTCGCCGAAGGCGCCCGGGTGGCGATGTCGGTCCGCGACGGCGGACTGCACGTCTTCGACAAGACCACCGGCGCTCGCATCGAGTCGTGA
- a CDS encoding aspartate carbamoyltransferase catalytic subunit, translating into MTIRHLLSAGDLTRDEATAILDNADRFRQALLGREVKKLPTLRGRTIITMFYENSTRTRVSFEVAGKWMSADVINVSASGSSVAKGESLRDTALTLRAAGADALIIRHPASGAAQQLAEWTLEDDGTGPSVINAGDGTHEHPTQALLDALTLRQRLGDIEGRRVVIVGDILHSRVARSNVSLLSTLGAEVVLVSPPTLLPVGVSDWPVTVSHDLDAELPAADAVMMLRVQAERMNGGFFPSEREYSIRYGLSDRRQAVLPGHAVVLHPGPMLRGMEISYAVADSSQSAVLQQVSNGVHVRMAVLFHLLVGTDEAVSV; encoded by the coding sequence ATGACGATCAGGCATCTGTTGTCGGCGGGCGACCTGACCCGCGACGAGGCCACCGCGATCCTGGACAACGCCGACCGGTTCCGGCAGGCGCTGCTCGGACGTGAGGTCAAGAAGCTGCCGACCCTGCGTGGGCGCACGATCATCACGATGTTCTACGAGAACTCCACCCGCACCCGGGTGTCGTTCGAGGTGGCGGGCAAGTGGATGAGCGCCGACGTGATCAACGTCAGTGCCTCGGGGTCCTCGGTGGCCAAGGGCGAATCGTTGCGGGACACCGCGCTGACGCTGCGCGCCGCGGGCGCCGACGCGCTGATCATCCGCCACCCGGCCTCCGGCGCCGCCCAGCAGCTGGCTGAATGGACGCTCGAGGACGACGGCACCGGTCCGTCGGTCATCAACGCCGGGGACGGTACTCACGAGCATCCGACGCAGGCCTTGCTCGATGCCTTGACGCTGCGCCAGCGCCTCGGTGACATCGAAGGCCGCCGGGTGGTGATCGTCGGCGACATCCTGCACAGCCGGGTGGCGCGGTCGAACGTGTCGCTGCTGTCCACGTTGGGCGCCGAGGTGGTGCTGGTGTCACCGCCCACGCTGCTGCCGGTGGGGGTCTCCGACTGGCCGGTGACGGTGTCGCACGACCTCGACGCCGAGCTGCCCGCCGCCGACGCGGTGATGATGCTGCGGGTGCAGGCCGAACGGATGAACGGCGGATTCTTCCCCTCCGAGCGGGAGTACTCCATCCGGTACGGGCTGTCCGATCGCAGGCAGGCCGTGCTGCCCGGCCATGCCGTGGTGCTGCACCCCGGGCCGATGCTGCGCGGTATGGAGATTTCCTACGCCGTGGCGGATTCGTCGCAATCAGCGGTGCTGCAACAGGTTTCCAATGGTGTGCATGTCCGGATGGCGGTGTTGTTCCATCTGCTGGTCGGCACGGACGAGGCGGTGTCGGTATGA
- the carA gene encoding glutamine-hydrolyzing carbamoyl-phosphate synthase small subunit, producing MTGKAHLVLEDGRVYTGTEFGAVGETLGEAVFSTGMSGYQETLTDPSYHRQIVVATAPQIGNTGWNHEDAESRGDKIWVAGYVVRDPSPRASNWRATGTLDDELARQGIVGIAGIDTRAVVRHLRTRGSMKAGVFSGPALADTEELLSRVRNQPSMLGADLAGQVSTEAVYTVESEGEQRFTVAAIDLGIKTNTPRNFAKRGIATHVLPAGATFEQIADLRPDGVFLSNGPGDPATADHIVEVTRAVLGAGIPLFGICFGNQILGRALGRSTYKMVFGHRGINVPVIDHQTGTVAITAQNHGFALEGEAGERFDTDFGPAIVSHTCANDGVVEGIKLVDGRAFSVQYHPEAAAGPHDANYLFDQFIDLMAGEK from the coding sequence GTGACGGGTAAAGCCCATCTGGTACTGGAGGACGGGCGGGTCTACACCGGTACTGAATTCGGTGCTGTCGGAGAAACTCTCGGCGAAGCGGTGTTCTCCACCGGGATGTCGGGCTATCAAGAGACCCTCACCGATCCCAGCTATCACCGCCAGATCGTCGTAGCCACCGCGCCGCAGATCGGCAACACCGGCTGGAACCACGAGGACGCCGAAAGCCGTGGCGACAAGATCTGGGTGGCCGGCTACGTCGTGCGCGACCCGTCGCCACGCGCCTCGAACTGGCGCGCCACCGGGACACTCGACGACGAACTCGCCCGGCAGGGCATCGTCGGAATCGCCGGCATCGACACCCGCGCGGTGGTGCGCCACCTGCGCACCCGCGGCTCGATGAAGGCCGGCGTGTTCTCCGGGCCCGCGCTCGCCGACACCGAGGAACTGCTGAGCCGGGTTCGCAATCAGCCCTCGATGCTGGGCGCCGACCTGGCCGGCCAGGTGTCGACCGAAGCGGTGTACACGGTCGAATCTGAAGGGGAGCAACGATTTACGGTCGCGGCCATCGACCTCGGCATCAAGACCAACACCCCGCGCAACTTCGCCAAGCGCGGCATCGCCACCCACGTGCTGCCCGCCGGGGCAACATTCGAGCAGATCGCCGACCTGCGGCCGGACGGGGTCTTCCTGTCCAACGGGCCCGGCGACCCGGCGACCGCCGACCACATCGTGGAGGTCACCCGCGCGGTGCTCGGCGCCGGCATCCCGCTGTTCGGCATCTGCTTCGGCAACCAGATCCTCGGCCGGGCGCTGGGCCGGTCCACCTACAAGATGGTGTTCGGGCACCGCGGCATCAACGTGCCGGTGATCGACCACCAGACCGGCACCGTCGCGATCACCGCACAGAACCACGGCTTCGCGCTGGAAGGCGAAGCCGGCGAACGGTTCGACACCGACTTCGGGCCGGCCATCGTCAGCCACACGTGTGCCAACGACGGCGTCGTCGAGGGCATCAAACTCGTTGACGGACGGGCCTTCTCGGTGCAGTACCACCCGGAGGCCGCGGCGGGGCCACATGACGCGAACTACCTGTTCGACCAATTCATCGACCTGATGGCGGGGGAGAAGTAG